The following are encoded together in the Sphingomonas insulae genome:
- the nuoL gene encoding NADH-quinone oxidoreductase subunit L: protein MHSILFIVFLPLLAAIVAGLGNKAIGFVPAKVITTGALFASCLLSWPVFLGFLAGSSEAHVVPVLTWIVSGDMAVDWSLRVDQLTAIMLVVITSVSALVHLYSWGYMSEDPDQPRFFAYLSLFTFAMLMLVTADTLVQMFFGWEGVGLASYLLIGFWFRKPSANAAAIKAFVVNRVGDLGFMLGIFGTFLVFGTVSIPAILAAAPGMAGSTIGFLGMRVDTMTVLCLLLFVGAMGKSAQLGLHTWLPDAMEGPTPVSALIHAATMVTAGVFMVCRLSPMFETSPAALHVVMFVGAATCLFAATVGMVQTDIKRVIAYSTCSQLGYMFFAAGVGAYGAAMFHLFTHAFFKALLFLGAGSVIHAMHHEQDMRYYGGLRKSIPLTFWGMMMGTLAITGVGLPAAFGNPLGIGFAGFHSKDAIIEAGWAAGEPGVWFVGVLVALITSFYSWRLMFLTFWGKPRWAASEHIQHALHDAQGHGHDDHAHGHDAHHADEAHGNPAQAEDAGDHPSTHGASQHDMPAGTGGYHPHESPWPMLVPLVILSIGAIAAGFVFHGFFIEPEAGETFWKGDIAFREHLMHAMHGVPTPIKLSATIAMLLGLFTAWYAYIKAPSFPAAVADQFRILYRFLVHKYYFDELYHLLFVRPAFAIGRFLWHRGDEKTIDRFGPNGSAWLVQRSSRVAGRLQNGYVYTYAFVMLIGLTAVVTWAIAQ, encoded by the coding sequence GTGCACTCCATCCTCTTCATCGTGTTCCTGCCGTTGCTGGCGGCGATCGTTGCCGGCCTCGGCAACAAGGCGATCGGCTTCGTCCCGGCGAAGGTCATCACGACCGGCGCGCTGTTCGCATCGTGCCTGCTGTCCTGGCCGGTGTTCCTCGGCTTCCTCGCCGGCAGCAGCGAGGCGCATGTCGTGCCGGTCCTCACCTGGATCGTCAGCGGCGACATGGCGGTCGACTGGTCGCTCCGCGTCGACCAGCTGACCGCGATCATGCTGGTGGTCATCACCAGCGTGTCGGCGCTCGTCCACCTCTACAGCTGGGGCTATATGAGCGAGGACCCGGACCAGCCGCGCTTCTTCGCCTATCTGTCGCTGTTCACCTTCGCGATGCTGATGCTGGTCACCGCGGACACGCTGGTCCAGATGTTCTTCGGCTGGGAAGGTGTCGGCCTCGCCAGCTATCTGCTGATCGGCTTCTGGTTCCGCAAGCCGTCGGCCAACGCCGCCGCGATCAAGGCCTTCGTCGTCAACCGCGTCGGCGATCTCGGCTTCATGCTCGGTATCTTCGGCACGTTCCTCGTCTTCGGCACGGTGTCGATCCCCGCGATCCTCGCCGCGGCGCCGGGCATGGCCGGTTCGACGATCGGCTTCCTGGGCATGCGCGTCGACACGATGACAGTCCTCTGCCTGCTGCTGTTCGTCGGTGCGATGGGCAAGTCCGCGCAGCTCGGTCTCCACACCTGGTTGCCGGACGCGATGGAGGGGCCGACCCCGGTGTCGGCGCTGATTCACGCAGCGACCATGGTCACCGCGGGCGTGTTCATGGTGTGCCGCCTGTCGCCGATGTTCGAAACGTCACCAGCCGCTTTGCATGTCGTGATGTTCGTCGGCGCCGCGACCTGCCTGTTCGCCGCGACCGTCGGCATGGTGCAGACCGACATCAAGCGCGTCATCGCCTATTCGACCTGCTCCCAGCTCGGCTACATGTTCTTCGCCGCGGGGGTCGGCGCCTATGGTGCGGCGATGTTCCATCTGTTCACGCACGCCTTCTTCAAGGCGCTGCTGTTCCTCGGCGCGGGCTCGGTCATCCATGCGATGCATCACGAACAGGACATGCGCTATTACGGGGGCCTGCGGAAAAGCATTCCGCTGACCTTCTGGGGCATGATGATGGGCACGCTGGCGATCACCGGCGTCGGCCTGCCGGCGGCGTTCGGCAATCCGCTCGGGATCGGTTTTGCCGGCTTCCATTCGAAGGACGCGATCATCGAGGCGGGCTGGGCCGCGGGCGAGCCCGGCGTGTGGTTCGTCGGCGTGCTCGTCGCGCTCATCACCAGCTTCTATTCGTGGCGGCTGATGTTCCTCACCTTCTGGGGCAAGCCGCGCTGGGCCGCGTCGGAGCATATCCAGCACGCGCTGCATGACGCGCAGGGCCACGGCCACGACGATCATGCGCACGGCCACGATGCGCATCACGCCGACGAGGCGCATGGCAATCCGGCGCAGGCCGAGGATGCCGGCGATCATCCGTCGACCCATGGCGCATCGCAGCACGACATGCCCGCCGGCACCGGCGGCTATCACCCGCACGAGAGCCCGTGGCCGATGCTGGTGCCGCTCGTCATCCTGTCGATCGGCGCGATCGCGGCAGGGTTCGTCTTCCACGGCTTCTTCATCGAGCCGGAGGCGGGCGAGACGTTCTGGAAGGGCGACATCGCCTTCCGCGAACATCTCATGCACGCGATGCATGGCGTGCCGACGCCGATCAAGCTGTCGGCGACCATCGCCATGCTGCTCGGGCTGTTCACCGCCTGGTATGCCTATATCAAGGCGCCGAGCTTCCCGGCGGCGGTCGCGGACCAGTTCCGCATCCTGTACCGCTTCCTCGTCCACAAATATTATTTCGACGAGCTGTATCACCTGCTCTTCGTCCGCCCCGCCTTCGCGATCGGCCGCTTCCTGTGGCATCGCGGTGACGAGAAGACGATCGACCGGTTCGGGCCGAACGGCTCGGCCTGGCTGGTGCAGCGCTCCAGCCGCGTCGCCGGCCGGCTCCAGAACGGATATGTCTATACCTATGCCTTCGTCATGCTGATCGGTCTGACCGCCGTCGTCACCTGGGCGATCGCACAATGA
- the nuoK gene encoding NADH-quinone oxidoreductase subunit NuoK gives MIGLTHYLVVAAILFTMGVLGIFLNRKNLIVILMAIELILLAVNLNLVAFSAYLHDLVGQIFAMFVLTVAAGEAAIGLAILVIYFRGRGTIAVDDVNRMKG, from the coding sequence GTGATCGGCCTTACACATTACCTCGTCGTCGCGGCGATCCTGTTCACGATGGGCGTGCTCGGCATCTTCCTCAACCGTAAGAACCTGATCGTCATCCTGATGGCGATCGAACTGATCCTGCTCGCGGTGAACCTCAACCTCGTCGCCTTCTCGGCATATCTCCACGATCTGGTCGGCCAGATCTTCGCGATGTTCGTGCTGACCGTCGCCGCGGGCGAGGCCGCGATCGGTCTGGCGATCCTGGTGATATATTTCCGTGGCCGCGGCACGATCGCGGTCGACGACGTCAATCGGATGAAGGGCTGA
- a CDS encoding NADH-quinone oxidoreductase subunit J, producing the protein MIQAIAFYLFAIVVIGSGAMTISSRNPVHSVMWLILAFFNAAGLMVLVGAEFIAMLLVIVYVGAVAVLFLFVVMMLDIEVAQLRAGVARYAALGLALAVALAAEILIGIGAWGAGGLKISQRIAPIDTAVPNIQAMGQLLYTRYLFVFEAAGFVLLVAMIGAIVLTHRQRGGVRGQNISRQNARRPQDATRNVQPPIGQGVQL; encoded by the coding sequence GTGATCCAGGCAATTGCCTTTTACCTGTTCGCCATCGTGGTGATCGGATCGGGCGCGATGACGATCTCGTCGCGCAATCCGGTGCATTCGGTGATGTGGCTGATCCTCGCCTTCTTCAACGCGGCGGGGCTGATGGTGCTTGTCGGTGCCGAATTCATCGCGATGCTGCTCGTCATCGTCTATGTCGGTGCGGTCGCGGTGCTGTTCCTGTTCGTCGTCATGATGCTCGATATCGAGGTCGCGCAGCTGCGCGCCGGCGTCGCGCGCTACGCGGCGCTGGGTCTGGCACTGGCGGTCGCGCTGGCGGCGGAAATCCTGATCGGCATCGGTGCCTGGGGCGCCGGTGGCCTGAAGATCAGCCAGCGCATCGCACCGATCGATACGGCGGTGCCGAATATCCAGGCGATGGGCCAGCTGCTCTACACGCGCTATCTCTTCGTGTTCGAGGCGGCCGGCTTTGTCCTGCTCGTCGCGATGATCGGCGCGATCGTGCTGACGCATCGTCAGCGTGGCGGGGTGCGCGGCCAGAACATCAGCCGTCAGAACGCGCGCCGTCCGCAGGACGCGACGCGCAACGTCCAGCCACCGATCGGCCAGGGGGTCCAGCTGTGA
- the nuoI gene encoding NADH-quinone oxidoreductase subunit NuoI — MSVAQIVKSFTLWEFVKAHALTLKYFFKPKATINYPFERNPVSPRFRGEHVLRRYPNGEERCIACKLCEAVCPAQAITIEAEPRDDGSRRTTRYDIDMTKCIYCGLCQEACPVDAIVEGPNYEFSTETREELIYDKAKLLDNGDRWESAIAANLAADAPYR, encoded by the coding sequence TTGAGCGTCGCACAGATCGTCAAGTCGTTCACCTTGTGGGAGTTCGTGAAAGCGCACGCCCTGACCTTGAAGTATTTTTTCAAGCCCAAGGCGACGATCAACTACCCCTTCGAACGCAACCCGGTCAGCCCTCGGTTCCGCGGCGAGCATGTGCTGCGCCGCTATCCCAACGGTGAGGAACGCTGCATCGCATGCAAGCTGTGCGAAGCGGTCTGTCCGGCGCAGGCGATCACGATCGAGGCCGAACCGCGCGACGACGGCAGCCGTCGTACGACGCGCTACGACATCGACATGACCAAGTGCATCTATTGCGGCCTGTGTCAGGAAGCCTGCCCTGTCGATGCGATCGTCGAGGGGCCGAACTATGAATTTTCGACCGAGACGCGCGAGGAGCTGATCTACGACAAGGCCAAGCTGCTCGACAACGGCGACCGCTGGGAAAGCGCGATCGCGGCGAACCTTGCCGCCGATGCGCCGTATCGTTAA
- the nuoH gene encoding NADH-quinone oxidoreductase subunit NuoH codes for MSYNWAWFVATIVGILVIALPLMLAVAMIIYADRKIWAAMALRRGPNVVGPFGLLQSFADGLKVFLQETIVPAAANRALFLLAPIITFTVALIVWAVVPFGAGVVLSDINVGLLYVLAASSLGVYGIILSGWASNSKYPFYSALRAAAQMVSYEVAIGFVLVTVVLWAGSFNLSAIVLAQQNLYGLPINGFVLNPLLFPMSVVFLISSMAETQRAPFDLTEAESELVAGYQTEYSSMSFALFWLGEYANVLLMCALNATLFWGGWLPFFNFAPFTWVPGIINLFIKMLIFFFIFSWVKATVPRYRYDQLMRLGWKIFLPLSLLWVFLVSGVLMLMRVPLH; via the coding sequence ATGTCGTACAATTGGGCGTGGTTCGTCGCCACGATCGTCGGCATTCTGGTGATCGCATTGCCGCTGATGCTGGCGGTGGCGATGATCATCTATGCTGATCGCAAGATCTGGGCGGCCATGGCGCTGCGGCGCGGCCCGAACGTGGTCGGGCCGTTCGGCCTGCTCCAGTCGTTCGCGGATGGCCTGAAGGTGTTTCTGCAGGAGACGATCGTCCCGGCAGCCGCCAATCGGGCGTTGTTCCTCCTTGCGCCCATTATCACCTTCACGGTCGCATTGATCGTCTGGGCCGTGGTGCCGTTCGGGGCCGGCGTGGTGCTCTCCGACATCAACGTCGGGCTGCTGTACGTGCTCGCCGCCTCGTCGCTGGGCGTCTACGGCATCATCCTGTCGGGCTGGGCCTCCAACTCCAAATATCCGTTCTATTCGGCATTGCGCGCCGCGGCGCAGATGGTGAGTTACGAAGTCGCGATCGGTTTCGTGCTCGTCACGGTCGTGTTGTGGGCGGGCAGCTTCAACCTGTCGGCAATCGTGCTAGCGCAGCAGAACCTCTACGGTCTGCCGATCAACGGTTTCGTGCTCAACCCGCTGCTGTTCCCGATGTCGGTTGTGTTCCTGATCTCGTCGATGGCCGAGACGCAGCGTGCACCGTTCGACCTGACCGAGGCGGAGAGCGAACTCGTCGCCGGCTATCAGACGGAATACAGCTCGATGAGCTTCGCGCTGTTCTGGCTTGGCGAATATGCCAACGTGCTGCTGATGTGCGCGCTCAACGCGACGTTGTTCTGGGGCGGCTGGCTCCCCTTCTTCAACTTCGCGCCGTTCACCTGGGTGCCGGGGATCATCAACCTCTTCATCAAGATGTTGATCTTCTTCTTCATCTTCAGCTGGGTGAAGGCGACGGTGCCACGCTACCGGTACGACCAGCTGATGCGGCTGGGGTGGAAGATATTCCTGCCGCTGTCGCTGCTGTGGGTGTTCCTGGTGTCGGGCGTGTTGATGCTGATGCGCGTGCCGCTCCATTGA
- the nuoG gene encoding NADH-quinone oxidoreductase subunit NuoG, with the protein MPKLKVDGIKVEVPQGATVLQACEAAGKEIPRFCYHERLSIAGNCRMCLVEVKPGPPKPQASCALPAADNQEVFTTSAMVKNAREGVMEFLLINHPLDCPICDQGGECDLQDQSMAYGKGHSRYTENKRAVTEKYMGPIVKTIMTRCIQCTRCVRFAEEVAGVEEIGAIYRGEDMQITSYLEQAVTSELSGNVVDLCPVGALTSKPYAYEARPWELKKTLTIDVQDAVGTNIRLDSRGRQVLRCVPRINEDVNEEWATDKTRHHVDGLVRRRLDRPYVRREGKLIPVSWDEAFAVIKTQVDRAGTDVAAVAGDLADCETMYAAKALLAKLGSSLLEGRQTGMDYDTSSLAAVNFNTTIAGVEEADAILLVGTNLRWEAPLVNTRIRKAIKKGAKVFAIGPETELTYKVEWLGTDLSLLGDLPEAAATLFGEAKKPMVIVGGGALKGGHGAALAFAKQYNLVRDGWNGFNVVHMAASRMGGLMLGYAQKGGIADLANAGVTFYLGADEVDFSAFGGFKVYVGHHGDKGAHHADVILPAATYAEKSGTWVNLEGRVQRGERAVFPPGDAREDWAIFRALSDVLGHTLPFDSLAGLREAMATDVPALRDLGKLAAFDWNPPALDAAGQGSLAGYPIQDFYLTNAICRASPTMQRCSAELVHGETFAEAAE; encoded by the coding sequence ATGCCCAAGCTTAAGGTAGACGGGATCAAGGTCGAAGTGCCGCAGGGAGCCACCGTGCTCCAGGCGTGCGAGGCCGCGGGCAAGGAAATCCCGCGCTTCTGCTATCACGAACGCCTGTCGATCGCGGGCAATTGCCGCATGTGCCTCGTCGAGGTGAAGCCGGGACCGCCGAAGCCGCAGGCGTCGTGCGCGCTGCCCGCCGCGGACAATCAGGAAGTGTTCACCACCTCGGCGATGGTGAAGAACGCGCGCGAAGGCGTGATGGAATTCCTGCTCATCAACCATCCGCTGGATTGCCCGATCTGCGATCAGGGCGGCGAGTGCGACCTGCAGGACCAGTCGATGGCCTATGGCAAGGGCCATAGCCGCTACACCGAGAACAAGCGCGCGGTCACCGAAAAATACATGGGCCCGATCGTCAAGACGATCATGACCCGTTGCATCCAGTGCACTCGGTGCGTGCGCTTCGCCGAAGAGGTTGCCGGGGTCGAGGAGATCGGTGCGATCTATCGCGGTGAGGACATGCAGATCACCAGCTATCTGGAACAGGCGGTGACCAGCGAACTGAGCGGCAACGTCGTCGATCTGTGCCCGGTCGGCGCGCTGACCAGCAAGCCTTACGCCTATGAGGCGCGACCCTGGGAATTGAAGAAGACGCTGACGATCGACGTGCAGGACGCGGTCGGCACGAACATCCGTCTCGACAGCCGCGGCCGCCAGGTGCTGCGCTGCGTGCCGCGCATCAACGAGGACGTCAACGAGGAGTGGGCGACCGACAAGACGCGCCACCACGTCGATGGGCTGGTGCGTCGTCGCCTCGATCGCCCGTACGTGCGCCGCGAGGGCAAGCTGATCCCGGTCAGCTGGGACGAGGCGTTTGCCGTCATCAAGACGCAGGTCGATCGTGCCGGCACGGATGTCGCCGCGGTGGCCGGCGATCTGGCCGATTGTGAAACCATGTACGCCGCCAAGGCCCTGCTTGCCAAGCTAGGCTCATCGCTGCTCGAGGGGCGGCAGACCGGCATGGACTATGACACGTCCAGCCTCGCCGCGGTGAATTTCAACACGACGATCGCCGGCGTCGAAGAGGCCGACGCGATCCTGCTGGTAGGCACCAACCTGCGCTGGGAAGCGCCGTTGGTGAACACCCGCATCCGCAAGGCGATCAAGAAGGGCGCGAAGGTCTTTGCGATCGGTCCCGAGACGGAGCTGACCTACAAGGTCGAATGGCTCGGTACCGATCTGTCGCTGCTCGGCGACCTGCCCGAGGCGGCGGCGACGCTGTTCGGCGAGGCGAAGAAGCCGATGGTTATCGTCGGCGGTGGCGCGCTGAAGGGCGGCCATGGCGCCGCGCTCGCCTTCGCCAAGCAGTACAACCTCGTCCGTGATGGCTGGAACGGCTTCAACGTCGTGCATATGGCCGCCAGCCGGATGGGCGGGCTGATGCTCGGCTATGCGCAAAAGGGCGGCATCGCCGACCTCGCCAATGCCGGCGTCACCTTCTACCTCGGCGCGGATGAGGTCGACTTCTCCGCGTTCGGCGGATTTAAGGTCTATGTCGGCCATCACGGCGACAAGGGTGCGCATCACGCCGACGTGATCCTGCCCGCCGCGACCTATGCCGAAAAGTCGGGCACCTGGGTCAACCTCGAGGGCCGCGTGCAGCGTGGCGAACGCGCGGTATTCCCGCCGGGCGATGCGCGCGAGGATTGGGCGATCTTCCGCGCCCTGTCCGATGTGCTCGGCCATACGTTGCCGTTCGACAGCCTCGCCGGCTTGCGCGAGGCGATGGCAACCGACGTACCGGCGTTGCGCGACCTGGGCAAGCTTGCCGCCTTCGACTGGAATCCGCCCGCACTCGACGCGGCGGGACAGGGCAGTCTTGCCGGCTATCCGATCCAGGATTTCTATCTGACCAACGCCATCTGCCGCGCGTCCCCGACGATGCAGCGCTGTTCGGCGGAACTGGTCCATGGCGAGACATTCGCGGAGGCCGCGGAGTGA
- the nuoF gene encoding NADH-quinone oxidoreductase subunit NuoF has translation MLADKDRIFTNVYGFQPWNLDAALKRGDWDNTKALMALGQDAIIDVIKASGLRGRGGAGFPTGTKWSFMPKEPKPDRPNFLVINADESEPGSCKDREIIRHDPHKLIEGALIAGYAMRARAAYIYIRGEYIREAETLFAAVAEAYDRGLIGKNASGSGYDFDVFVHRGAGAYICGEETAMLESLEGKKGQPRLKPPFPAGAGLYGCPTTVNNVESIAVAPTILRRGASWFSSFGRENNKGTKLYQISGHVNKPCVVEDAMGLTFRELIETHCGGIRGGWDNLLAVIPGGSSVPLVPARDIIDAPMDFDGLKAVGSGLGTAAVIVMDKSTDIVRAISRISYFYKHESCGQCTPCREGTGWMWRVMERLRTGDADIAEIDTLQQVTKQVEGHTICALGDAAAWPIQGLIKHFRPELERRIIERSGGDLTPMQEAAE, from the coding sequence ATGCTAGCCGACAAGGATCGCATCTTCACCAACGTCTACGGGTTCCAGCCGTGGAACCTGGACGCGGCGCTTAAGCGTGGCGACTGGGACAATACCAAGGCGCTGATGGCGCTCGGCCAGGACGCTATCATCGACGTCATCAAGGCGAGCGGCCTGCGTGGCCGTGGTGGCGCCGGCTTCCCCACGGGGACCAAATGGTCGTTCATGCCCAAGGAGCCGAAGCCGGACCGGCCGAACTTCCTGGTCATCAACGCCGATGAATCCGAACCCGGTTCTTGCAAGGACCGCGAGATTATCCGCCACGATCCGCACAAGCTGATCGAGGGCGCACTGATCGCCGGTTACGCGATGCGCGCGCGGGCGGCCTATATCTACATTCGCGGCGAATATATCCGCGAGGCGGAGACGCTGTTCGCCGCGGTCGCGGAGGCGTACGATCGCGGTCTGATCGGCAAGAACGCCAGCGGCTCGGGCTACGATTTCGACGTCTTCGTCCACCGCGGCGCCGGCGCGTACATCTGCGGCGAAGAGACCGCGATGCTCGAGAGCCTTGAGGGTAAGAAGGGCCAGCCGCGCCTGAAGCCCCCGTTCCCGGCGGGTGCGGGGCTGTATGGGTGCCCAACGACGGTCAACAACGTCGAAAGCATCGCCGTAGCGCCGACGATCCTGCGGCGTGGCGCGTCGTGGTTCTCGAGCTTCGGGCGCGAGAACAACAAGGGCACCAAGCTCTACCAGATCAGCGGCCATGTGAACAAACCGTGCGTCGTCGAGGACGCGATGGGCCTCACTTTCCGCGAACTGATCGAAACGCATTGCGGCGGCATCCGCGGCGGCTGGGACAACCTCCTCGCGGTGATCCCGGGCGGGTCGTCGGTGCCGCTGGTGCCGGCCCGCGACATCATCGATGCGCCGATGGACTTCGACGGGCTGAAGGCGGTCGGGTCGGGCCTTGGCACCGCGGCGGTGATCGTCATGGACAAGTCGACCGACATCGTCCGCGCGATCAGCCGCATCTCCTATTTTTACAAGCATGAGAGCTGCGGCCAGTGCACGCCGTGCCGCGAAGGCACCGGCTGGATGTGGCGCGTGATGGAGCGGCTGCGCACCGGCGATGCCGACATCGCCGAGATCGACACGCTGCAACAGGTCACCAAGCAGGTCGAAGGTCACACGATCTGCGCGCTCGGCGATGCTGCGGCATGGCCGATCCAGGGCCTCATCAAGCATTTCCGCCCCGAACTGGAGCGGCGCATCATCGAACGGAGCGGCGGCGATCTGACGCCGATGCAGGAAGCTGCTGAATAA
- a CDS encoding complex I 24 kDa subunit family protein yields MAEAPQIPDEAETRARWGGFAWNEDNQRKANEILSRYPKGREQSASIPFLDLAQRQVGAETQTQGWLPVPVIEFVARQIGVPYMRVFEVATFYTMFNLAPVGRYHVQVCGTTPCMLRGSDDVLAACKNRGLVKGGTTPDGMFTLTEVECLGTCANAPMVQINDDNYEDLDYDRTVAVLEALARGEQPRTGSTIGRQTSCPEGGPTTLTAMVDANHDYRSEWA; encoded by the coding sequence ATGGCTGAAGCACCGCAAATCCCCGACGAGGCAGAAACCCGCGCACGCTGGGGCGGCTTCGCCTGGAACGAAGACAACCAGCGCAAGGCGAACGAGATCCTGTCGCGCTACCCGAAGGGTCGCGAGCAGTCGGCATCGATTCCGTTCCTCGATCTCGCCCAGCGGCAGGTGGGGGCGGAAACGCAGACGCAGGGTTGGTTGCCCGTGCCGGTGATCGAATTCGTCGCGCGTCAGATCGGCGTGCCGTACATGCGCGTGTTCGAGGTCGCGACCTTCTACACGATGTTCAACCTCGCGCCGGTCGGCCGCTATCACGTGCAGGTTTGCGGGACGACGCCGTGCATGCTGCGCGGCTCCGACGACGTGCTGGCCGCCTGCAAGAACCGCGGGTTGGTGAAGGGGGGCACGACGCCCGATGGCATGTTCACGCTGACCGAGGTCGAATGCCTCGGCACCTGCGCCAATGCGCCGATGGTCCAGATCAACGACGACAATTACGAAGACCTGGACTATGACCGCACCGTCGCGGTGCTCGAAGCGCTAGCCAGGGGCGAACAGCCCCGGACCGGCTCGACGATCGGTCGCCAGACAAGCTGCCCCGAAGGCGGTCCGACGACGCTGACCGCGATGGTCGACGCCAACCACGATTACCGGAGCGAGTGGGCCTGA
- a CDS encoding NADH-quinone oxidoreductase subunit D: MHVTDAGDPTTGDVTISNYTINFGPQHPAAHGVLRLVMELDGEIIERIDPHVGLLHRGTEKLIEAKTYAQAIPYFDRLDYCSPMCMEHTFVLAIEKLLDIEVPVRAQYLRVFFAELTRISNHMLNLGSHVMDVGAMTPNLWLFEIREDCYNFFERASGARMHHNYFRPGGVHQDVPLKLLTDIADWLDTRLPRLFEDAISLVADNRIFKQRNVDIATVSREDAIAWGFSGPMIRAAGIPWDLRKSQPYDVYDRMDFDVPVGTRGDCYDRFMVRVEEVRQSARIMKQCLAEMPEGPIASTDRKVVPPKRAEMKQSMEALIHHFKLYTEGYHVPAGEVYVATESPKGEFGVFLVSDGSNKPYRCKIRPTAFSHLQAMDFMSRGHMLADTTAILGAMDIVFGECDR, encoded by the coding sequence ATGCACGTCACCGATGCGGGCGATCCCACGACCGGCGACGTCACCATCTCCAATTATACGATCAATTTCGGTCCGCAGCACCCCGCGGCGCATGGCGTGTTGCGGCTGGTCATGGAGCTGGACGGCGAGATCATCGAGCGGATCGATCCGCACGTTGGCCTTCTCCACCGCGGCACCGAGAAGCTGATCGAAGCCAAGACCTATGCGCAGGCGATCCCCTATTTCGATCGCCTCGATTACTGCTCGCCGATGTGCATGGAGCACACGTTCGTGCTCGCGATCGAAAAGCTGCTGGATATCGAGGTGCCGGTCCGCGCCCAGTATCTGCGCGTCTTCTTCGCCGAGCTCACCCGCATCTCGAACCACATGCTCAACCTCGGTAGCCACGTGATGGACGTCGGCGCGATGACGCCGAACCTGTGGCTCTTCGAGATTCGCGAGGATTGCTACAATTTCTTCGAGCGGGCCTCCGGCGCGCGCATGCACCACAATTACTTCCGTCCGGGCGGCGTCCACCAGGATGTGCCGCTGAAGCTGCTGACCGATATCGCCGACTGGCTGGACACGCGATTGCCGCGCTTGTTCGAGGATGCGATCAGCCTCGTCGCCGACAATCGCATCTTCAAGCAGCGCAACGTCGATATCGCGACGGTCAGCCGCGAGGACGCGATCGCCTGGGGCTTCTCCGGCCCGATGATCCGCGCTGCCGGCATCCCGTGGGATCTGCGCAAGTCGCAGCCCTATGACGTCTACGACCGCATGGACTTCGACGTTCCGGTCGGCACGCGCGGCGACTGCTACGACCGCTTCATGGTGCGCGTCGAAGAGGTGCGCCAATCGGCCCGGATCATGAAGCAATGCCTGGCCGAAATGCCCGAAGGCCCGATCGCCTCGACCGACCGCAAGGTCGTGCCGCCCAAGCGCGCCGAGATGAAGCAGTCGATGGAAGCGCTGATCCATCACTTCAAGCTCTATACCGAGGGCTATCATGTACCCGCGGGCGAAGTGTATGTCGCGACCGAAAGCCCCAAGGGCGAGTTCGGGGTGTTCCTGGTCTCCGACGGTTCGAACAAGCCCTATCGCTGCAAGATCCGGCCGACCGCGTTCAGCCACCTTCAGGCGATGGACTTCATGTCCAGGGGTCACATGCTGGCGGACACGACCGCGATCCTCGGGGCGATGGATATCGTGTTCGGCGAGTGCGATCGGTGA
- a CDS encoding NADH-quinone oxidoreductase subunit C has product MRAPAPAYAAHLNDETIGAARITLGASLLDAVDQVGEVALYVAREDIVAALTKLRDTPGLEYQQLMEIAGVDYPERPERFEVVYCLLSLTRNHRLHVHVATDDVKPVPSVTGIWPVAGWLEREVYDLYGVLFSGNADLRRILTDYGFRGHPLRKDFPMTGFVEMRYSEEAKRVIYEPVKLAQDFRNFDFQSPWEGAQYVLPGDEKGMLPEAKGAPTPLKADEIVKADAPAKPKAATATNEPKTTETPAQTGAGELDPGNQREDKPTDSDVVPTKGGGQNQ; this is encoded by the coding sequence GTGAGGGCGCCTGCTCCCGCCTATGCGGCGCATCTGAACGACGAAACGATCGGAGCGGCGCGCATCACGCTCGGTGCATCGCTGCTCGACGCGGTCGATCAGGTTGGCGAGGTCGCGCTCTATGTCGCGCGCGAGGATATCGTCGCCGCGTTGACCAAGTTGCGCGACACGCCGGGCCTCGAATACCAGCAGCTGATGGAGATCGCCGGCGTCGACTATCCGGAGCGCCCGGAGCGCTTCGAGGTGGTCTATTGCCTGCTCTCGCTGACCCGCAACCATCGCCTGCACGTCCACGTCGCGACCGACGACGTGAAGCCTGTGCCGTCGGTGACGGGCATCTGGCCGGTCGCCGGTTGGCTGGAGCGCGAGGTCTACGACCTGTACGGCGTATTGTTCTCCGGCAATGCCGATCTGCGCCGCATCCTGACCGATTATGGCTTCCGCGGCCATCCGCTGCGCAAGGACTTCCCGATGACCGGGTTCGTCGAAATGCGCTATTCGGAAGAAGCCAAGCGCGTGATCTACGAGCCGGTCAAGCTCGCGCAGGATTTCCGCAACTTCGACTTCCAGAGCCCGTGGGAGGGCGCGCAATACGTCCTTCCCGGCGACGAGAAGGGTATGCTGCCCGAGGCCAAGGGTGCGCCGACGCCGCTGAAGGCGGACGAGATCGTCAAGGCCGACGCACCTGCCAAGCCGAAGGCGGCGACCGCGACGAACGAGCCCAAGACCACCGAGACCCCCGCGCAGACCGGTGCCGGCGAACTCGACCCCGGCAACCAGCGCGAGGACAAGCCTACGGATTCGGACGTCGTGCCGACCAAGGGTGGAGGACAGAACCAGTGA